One window of Mauremys reevesii isolate NIE-2019 linkage group 4, ASM1616193v1, whole genome shotgun sequence genomic DNA carries:
- the CD151 gene encoding CD151 antigen, protein MREYTEKKETCGTICLKYLLFIFNFFFWLAGGAVMAVGIWTLAEKSDYISLLSSNTYMATAYILVVAGIVVMITGILGCCATFKERRNLLRVYFILLLCIFLLEIIAGILAYIYYQQLSMELKQNLKETMTQKYRKEGEEGVTSAVDKLQQEFKCCGSNNATDWSESIWIKSAEAGGRKFPDSCCKTITEGCGRRDHPSNIYKEGGCITKLENFIQEHLKIIGAVGIGIACVQIFGMIFTCCLYKSLKSEPY, encoded by the exons ATGCGTGAGTACACGGAGAAGAAGGAGACGTGCGGCACTATCTGCCTCAAATACCTGCTCTTcatctttaacttcttcttctgg CTGGCAGGTGGGGCGGTGATGGCGGTGGGTATCTGGACTCTGGCCGAGAAGAGCGACTATATCAGTCTCCTGTCCTCCAACACATACATGGCGACTGCATACATCCTGGTGGTGGCGGGGATCGTTGTCATGATTACTGGCATCCTCGGGTGCTGCGCCACTTTCAAAGAGCGGCGGAATCTGCTGAGAGTG TACTTCATATTGCTACTGTGTATTTTCCTGCTTGAGATCATTGCTGGAATCCTGGCCTATATCTACTACCAACAG CTGAGTATGGAGCTGAAGCAAAACCTGAAGGAGACTATGACCCAGAAGTAtcggaaggagggagaggagggcgtGACCAGCGCGGTGGACAAATTGCAGCAGGAG TTCAAGTGCTGCGGCAGCAATAATGCTACAGACTGGAGTGAGAGCATCTGGATCAAATCCGCGGAGGCCGGAGGGCGGAAATTCCCAGACAGCTGTTGTAAGACGATAACAGAAGGGTGTGGCCGGAGAGACCATCCTTCCAACATCTACAAGGAG GGTGGCTGCATCACTAAGTTGGAAAACTTCATCCAGGAACACCTGAAAATTATTGGAGCAGTGGGGATTGGCATTGCTTGTGTTCAG ATCTTTGGAATGATCTTCACCTGCTGCTTGTACAAGAGTTTAAAGTCAGAACCATACTAG